TGATCCGATCTCTCCGACCAGTTCTGAGTAGCACACCTTGCTTTCCGTATCGATTATGACAATGGCTCGAGCAAGGAGTCCTTTCAATGGTCCTTCAGTGATTAATACCCCGTAATCTTTCCCAAATTCAGGAGAGCGAAATGTGGATAATGCCACTACATTGTTTATGCCTTCAATCTCGCAGAATCGTTTATGGGCAAATGGCAGATCGGCTGAAATACAGAGTACTGTTGTATTGGGGTGGTTTGCTGCTTCGCTGTTGAAACGCCGGACTGAGGTAGCGCAAACCGGGGTATCAATG
Above is a genomic segment from Desulfobulbaceae bacterium containing:
- a CDS encoding thiol peroxidase is translated as MATITLGGKPTNTIGQLPTNGSTAPTFSLTSSELKSISNKDFTAKVIVLNIFPSIDTPVCATSVRRFNSEAANHPNTTVLCISADLPFAHKRFCEIEGINNVVALSTFRSPEFGKDYGVLITEGPLKGLLARAIVIIDTESKVCYSELVGEIGSDPNFEAALKAVTSCGG